In one Echinicola marina genomic region, the following are encoded:
- a CDS encoding ThiF family adenylyltransferase — MEMELFSTSLSVFAGDIENLELQDSLKSLEALIVGEVKILDWGNGRIAVPMEVSVDLPSLGNLEGLDIREVEPIILVFDLLNYPFSAPQVFTDRLDFPKNNLAHLYIAVNNRPPAFCYVRGNNDEWYANKRVEDLVVRISNWLRDAAVGELTEDGKQFDPLRLEGYSGTVIYDYDTMLGVITGKTTFLPDKHLAMALFDRPKQTERCTYKLVKLLTSGNALETIKDVDEERKKNQEDITRRNYHYGYIIWGKEGAISNDYYVNLPRNWKEFKSFCDFYGVDYNELENFIATCDGNTFVHFPVIVGIRRPRPLIGYSSDIEFINFRFWVNTDDVKDGTIVNNISIDFFSHNQPLTRKQASQMSNCNIGFDIRTVVFGCGALGSKAVMHLARAGHTNLTLIDPDHISPHNLVRHALFGEDEGANKAVALAERIKSIYPHQTNNVIGLAGLKKGIIDKKDFFEIHNWVLDFTASEAFFNKLSMVRSMDKRNVASASISDFGNLGILYKEGESRNPRIDDLQAYLYSLSVHDKKISNWLQKEQQISDNHNVTVRVGIGCNSETTILPDDKISAHASYFSGNLKREILAPSEGGKIYLSRIEDSQDYNIETQVISVMPFEVFKALNNPSWMIRFKDGVIQKINEECVIGGENETGGVFVGICNYKTKTIHVVDSISAPIDSKANPIHFVRGHKGLSEEITKFKHNSGEQIGYIGEWHSHPEGPNALSQQDMESVHNHKTEFIQLNPPLPVFLSIITPDGLFPFVF; from the coding sequence ATGGAAATGGAGCTATTTAGTACAAGTTTGTCGGTTTTTGCTGGTGATATAGAGAATCTTGAGCTTCAGGATTCTCTAAAATCACTGGAGGCACTTATAGTAGGCGAGGTTAAAATATTGGATTGGGGAAATGGAAGGATTGCTGTGCCCATGGAGGTTAGTGTTGACTTACCCAGCCTAGGTAATTTGGAAGGGTTAGATATCAGGGAAGTAGAACCTATTATTTTGGTTTTCGATTTGTTGAATTATCCTTTTTCCGCCCCCCAGGTTTTTACAGATCGACTTGATTTTCCCAAAAATAATCTTGCCCATTTATACATCGCTGTCAATAATCGTCCCCCAGCCTTCTGCTATGTAAGAGGTAATAATGATGAATGGTATGCGAACAAAAGAGTCGAGGATTTGGTGGTACGTATCAGTAATTGGCTGAGAGATGCCGCTGTCGGTGAACTTACAGAAGACGGGAAACAGTTTGATCCACTTAGACTAGAGGGTTATTCCGGAACGGTAATTTATGATTATGATACAATGCTTGGTGTAATTACAGGAAAGACAACATTCCTTCCTGATAAACACCTTGCTATGGCCTTATTTGATCGTCCTAAGCAAACTGAACGATGCACATACAAGCTAGTTAAGCTGCTCACCTCCGGAAATGCTTTAGAAACAATCAAAGATGTTGATGAGGAACGCAAAAAAAATCAAGAAGATATCACTCGAAGAAATTATCATTATGGCTATATAATATGGGGAAAGGAAGGAGCAATCAGTAACGATTACTATGTCAATCTTCCAAGAAATTGGAAAGAGTTTAAATCGTTCTGTGATTTTTATGGAGTTGACTACAATGAGTTGGAGAATTTCATTGCAACTTGTGATGGAAATACATTTGTTCATTTTCCTGTAATTGTTGGTATAAGAAGGCCCCGTCCACTTATAGGATATTCATCAGATATTGAGTTTATAAACTTCCGCTTTTGGGTGAATACTGATGACGTAAAAGATGGAACAATCGTCAACAACATATCTATAGATTTCTTTTCTCACAATCAACCACTCACTCGGAAACAAGCGAGCCAAATGTCTAATTGTAATATAGGTTTCGATATTAGAACTGTTGTTTTTGGATGTGGGGCTTTAGGGTCGAAGGCAGTTATGCACTTAGCAAGAGCCGGTCATACAAACTTGACACTTATAGATCCTGATCACATTTCTCCACATAATTTAGTACGCCATGCTTTATTTGGAGAAGATGAAGGTGCAAATAAAGCTGTTGCATTAGCGGAAAGAATAAAATCTATATATCCACATCAAACTAACAATGTCATTGGTTTGGCGGGTTTAAAAAAAGGCATAATAGACAAAAAGGATTTTTTTGAAATTCATAATTGGGTTTTAGATTTCACTGCATCTGAAGCTTTTTTTAATAAGCTGTCAATGGTAAGAAGCATGGATAAACGAAATGTTGCTAGTGCATCCATATCCGATTTTGGGAACTTAGGGATACTATATAAAGAAGGGGAATCCAGAAATCCACGCATTGATGATCTACAGGCTTATTTATATAGCTTGTCTGTTCACGATAAAAAAATCAGTAACTGGCTTCAAAAAGAACAGCAAATAAGTGACAACCATAATGTCACTGTTCGGGTCGGAATCGGCTGTAATTCAGAAACAACTATTCTCCCCGACGATAAAATATCTGCCCATGCCTCTTATTTTTCAGGTAATCTAAAGAGAGAAATATTAGCCCCTTCAGAGGGAGGCAAAATTTATCTAAGCCGTATTGAGGATAGTCAGGATTATAATATTGAAACACAAGTAATCTCTGTTATGCCTTTTGAAGTTTTTAAAGCTTTAAACAATCCTAGTTGGATGATTCGATTTAAAGATGGAGTTATCCAGAAAATAAATGAAGAATGTGTAATTGGCGGGGAAAATGAGACAGGAGGTGTGTTTGTTGGAATTTGTAATTATAAGACAAAAACAATTCATGTTGTAGATTCAATCAGTGCACCTATTGATAGTAAAGCAAATCCAATCCATTTTGTAAGGGGACATAAAGGCTTATCTGAAGAAATTACAAAATTTAAACATAATTCTGGAGAGCAAATTGGGTATATAGGGGAATGGCACTCTCATCCTGAAGGGCCTAATGCACTTAGCCAACAGGATATGGAAAGTGTGCATAATCATAAAACTGAGTTTATACAATTAAATCCGCCACTTCCAGTATTCTTGTCAATTATCACTCCAGATGGATTGTTCCCATTTGTGTTTTAA
- a CDS encoding ComEC/Rec2 family competence protein — MGSVKMRVWDVKHGNAIYIRTPNDKHLVFDLGVGDYSEGIDGRSPLETLKTHYGIDKIDYLMITHPHKDHIKDILNLDKLDLGPRTLHRPKLVDLDSLLEDARVADKPLFQKYIELHNRFSVPAGPSDTITNPENYGGVDFKHFSTPTLTENINNLSIISILQYAGIKVIIPGDNESQSLEELTKKDDFKKAIKDCDILIAPHHGRQSAYHNDFVRLSNPRLTIVSDGSICDTSANSAYSAITRGWKIHYRGNLVLRKMLTTNSDGEVYIDFGTGKKKSFLKVEVK, encoded by the coding sequence ATGGGTAGTGTAAAAATGAGAGTTTGGGATGTAAAGCACGGTAATGCCATTTATATAAGAACTCCTAATGATAAACACCTTGTATTTGATCTTGGTGTGGGAGACTACTCAGAGGGGATAGACGGAAGAAGCCCTTTGGAAACTCTGAAAACTCATTATGGGATAGATAAGATTGATTATTTGATGATAACACATCCTCATAAAGATCACATAAAGGATATTTTGAACCTTGACAAACTTGACCTGGGACCAAGAACATTGCATCGTCCTAAATTAGTTGATTTAGACAGTCTCCTTGAAGATGCAAGAGTAGCAGATAAGCCTCTTTTTCAAAAATATATTGAATTACACAATCGATTTTCTGTTCCTGCTGGTCCATCTGATACGATCACAAATCCTGAAAATTATGGAGGGGTAGATTTTAAACATTTTAGTACACCGACTTTGACTGAGAACATAAACAACCTTAGCATTATATCTATTCTTCAATACGCAGGTATAAAAGTGATTATTCCCGGAGATAATGAGTCCCAATCGCTTGAAGAATTGACGAAAAAAGATGATTTTAAGAAGGCTATAAAAGATTGCGATATACTTATAGCACCTCATCATGGTAGACAATCTGCTTATCATAATGATTTTGTTCGCCTTTCAAATCCGAGGCTTACTATTGTATCGGATGGGTCAATTTGTGATACAAGCGCTAATTCAGCGTATTCTGCCATTACTCGTGGCTGGAAAATACATTATAGAGGAAATTTAGTACTTAGAAAAATGCTAACAACGAATTCTGACGGGGAGGTTTATATTGATTTCGGAACAGGTAAAAAAAAATCATTTTTGAAAGTTGAAGTAAAGTGA
- a CDS encoding ATP-binding protein, with the protein MEERGETQNTEYKQSWRDEYLKWICGFANAKGGRIYIGVDDNGNISGVDNYKKLMEDIPNKSVNHLGLVVDVNVHAVEGKNYLEVIVPVSNVPIAYHGVYHYRSGNTKQELKGIALQNLLLSKMGKKWEDMAVEGATFCDLNDESIQTFIIKSIEKDRIPSNTLKISKETLFKNLGLLTEQGQLTNAAVLLFGKSLIKVSVMASFKIGRFGKSSHDLLFQDVVETNIFDMADKVMEVMKTKYLVRPISYEGLERIEPLEYPETALREAILNAIIHKDYSSTYIFLRIYDDRLHLWNPGTLPEELTIDKLKQEHSSYPRNRNIANVFFKAGYIESWGRGINKILDACKEVGLPEPIIEEEQGGISVTFLKDIYTEDYLRKLNLPPRQINALLYVRQHGSINNAEYQQLENISKRTASRDLQELMDKGFIQRKGTTGKGTTYVFPSRRSKGS; encoded by the coding sequence ATGGAAGAACGTGGAGAAACTCAAAACACCGAATATAAGCAATCATGGAGAGATGAATACCTGAAATGGATCTGTGGTTTTGCAAATGCAAAAGGTGGACGCATATATATTGGTGTTGATGACAATGGGAATATAAGTGGTGTAGATAATTACAAAAAGTTGATGGAAGATATTCCGAATAAATCCGTCAACCATTTAGGGCTCGTTGTTGATGTAAATGTACATGCGGTTGAAGGAAAAAATTATCTTGAAGTTATTGTCCCCGTCAGTAATGTACCAATTGCTTATCATGGAGTTTATCATTACCGGAGTGGAAATACCAAGCAAGAACTAAAAGGAATTGCTTTGCAAAATCTGCTACTCAGTAAAATGGGGAAGAAATGGGAGGACATGGCCGTCGAAGGCGCTACATTCTGTGACCTTAATGATGAAAGTATCCAGACGTTCATCATTAAGTCAATAGAGAAAGATCGTATCCCTTCTAATACCCTTAAAATCAGTAAAGAAACACTGTTCAAAAATCTTGGACTTCTTACAGAACAGGGACAGTTGACGAATGCAGCGGTTTTGTTGTTTGGTAAAAGCCTGATCAAAGTGTCGGTGATGGCCAGTTTCAAGATCGGAAGATTTGGAAAATCAAGTCATGACCTTTTGTTTCAGGATGTAGTGGAGACAAATATTTTTGATATGGCTGACAAGGTGATGGAAGTCATGAAAACAAAATACCTGGTCAGACCAATCTCTTATGAAGGACTGGAGCGTATAGAACCTTTGGAATACCCGGAAACGGCATTAAGGGAAGCCATATTGAATGCCATAATCCATAAAGACTATTCCAGCACTTACATCTTCCTTCGTATTTATGATGATCGATTGCACCTATGGAATCCGGGAACTTTACCGGAAGAGTTAACAATTGACAAGCTGAAGCAGGAACATTCTTCATACCCAAGAAATAGGAATATAGCTAATGTATTTTTCAAAGCGGGCTATATTGAATCCTGGGGACGTGGAATTAATAAGATCCTTGATGCTTGTAAAGAGGTAGGGTTGCCGGAGCCTATTATTGAGGAAGAGCAAGGCGGGATAAGCGTTACTTTTCTAAAGGATATTTATACAGAGGACTATCTTAGAAAACTAAACCTTCCTCCCAGACAGATTAATGCTTTGTTGTATGTCAGACAGCATGGCTCAATTAATAATGCTGAATACCAGCAACTTGAAAACATCTCAAAAAGGACAGCTTCCCGTGATTTACAGGAGCTGATGGACAAAGGATTCATTCAAAGAAAGGGAACTACTGGCAAAGGAACGACTTATGTTTTTCCGTCTCGAAGATCAAAGGGGTCATAA
- a CDS encoding M20/M25/M40 family metallo-hydrolase, giving the protein MVNKVSKILLTALLGIYFLTYVDVIGYAQVENIKITESEIKVHLEFLTSAKNKGRYPGTKGNKRVVKYIRSEFGNYGLQAFEGDYLQEFEAELRVRKGESPKSPVKTWNVIGYVEGTDPILKDEYIVVGAHYDHLGHGGPSSKKPESDEIHPGADDNASGTSALLEIAHKMAGNRFMLSRSVIFVAFGAEEQGLLGSKHFVEHLPVPKESVKLMINMDMVGRLNANKQVYMGGAGTFPGGVDLMKDLGLELGLNPVVNAGEVGGSDHVSFYKAGISAMGLHTGGHPEYHRPEDTADLINIEGERVIAEYVYRTIVKVAQGNYHLEFINQD; this is encoded by the coding sequence ATGGTAAATAAAGTGAGTAAAATATTGCTAACCGCATTGTTGGGCATTTATTTTTTGACCTATGTTGACGTAATAGGATATGCCCAAGTTGAGAACATTAAAATTACAGAAAGTGAGATCAAAGTGCATTTGGAATTTCTTACCTCTGCTAAAAACAAGGGGAGATATCCAGGCACTAAAGGAAATAAGAGAGTTGTTAAATATATTCGTTCTGAATTTGGAAATTATGGTTTGCAGGCATTTGAGGGTGATTATCTTCAGGAGTTTGAAGCCGAATTACGAGTGAGAAAAGGTGAATCTCCCAAGTCTCCCGTAAAAACATGGAATGTAATTGGTTATGTGGAGGGGACTGACCCGATCTTGAAAGATGAATATATTGTTGTGGGAGCTCATTATGATCACTTAGGTCATGGAGGGCCTTCTTCCAAAAAGCCGGAAAGTGATGAAATCCATCCTGGAGCTGATGATAATGCCAGTGGAACGTCTGCATTATTGGAAATTGCACATAAAATGGCCGGTAATAGGTTTATGCTTAGTAGGAGTGTGATTTTTGTAGCTTTTGGAGCCGAGGAGCAAGGCTTGTTAGGGTCAAAACATTTTGTTGAGCATTTGCCAGTTCCTAAGGAAAGTGTAAAACTGATGATAAATATGGATATGGTGGGGCGTTTAAATGCGAATAAACAAGTTTATATGGGAGGAGCGGGGACTTTTCCTGGAGGTGTTGATTTAATGAAGGACCTAGGTTTGGAGCTTGGATTGAATCCTGTAGTCAATGCAGGTGAAGTAGGAGGTTCTGATCATGTGTCCTTTTACAAGGCTGGTATTTCAGCAATGGGCTTACATACGGGAGGACACCCCGAATATCATAGGCCAGAAGATACCGCAGATCTGATTAATATTGAGGGAGAAAGAGTGATTGCAGAATATGTTTACAGAACGATTGTTAAGGTAGCTCAGGGTAATTATCATTTGGAATTTATCAATCAGGATTAA
- a CDS encoding sodium/sugar symporter: MTFNTLDLVVFVAYCLLIITMGLVVSREKKGHVKDSKDYFLASKALPWWAVGASLIASNISAEQFIGMSGSGFALGLAISTYEWMAAATLIVVAIFFLPIYLKEGIYTMPQFLNRRYDGRVRTVMAVFWLLIYVFVNLTSVLYLGALSLETIMGVPLQYGIMGLAAFAMIYSIYGGLKAVAWTDVVQVVFLVAGGLATTYLALSIVGDGNVWEGIGILRKAAPAHFSMIIEKGEMMIPDGTGGSKDAYLDLPGLSVLIGGMWIINLNYWGCNQYITQRALAAKSLNEAQNGMVFAGFLKLLMPLIVVIPGIAAYVIVQQGADTTFIESMTDPVTGLAKSDRAYPTLLHLLPPGLKGLAFAALTAAIVSSLASMANSTSTIFTIDIYKEFINKGVSESKQVTIGRITAVVAFIIAAIVAPQLRQLDQAFQYIQEYTGFVSPGVFAIFIFGFFWKKTTSNAALTAAVLTIPLSAAFKFITPNLPFIDRMGVVFLVLAALIIVISLVEGKGEDSKKAIVVDKELFASSTKFKIGAILICGILAALYTVFW; encoded by the coding sequence ATGACCTTTAACACATTAGACCTCGTTGTCTTTGTGGCCTACTGTCTTTTAATTATTACCATGGGCTTAGTAGTGTCCAGGGAAAAGAAAGGCCACGTCAAGGATTCCAAAGATTATTTTCTAGCCAGTAAAGCATTGCCTTGGTGGGCTGTAGGGGCTTCGTTGATTGCTTCCAATATTTCTGCAGAGCAGTTTATCGGGATGTCAGGATCTGGCTTTGCATTGGGCCTTGCCATATCTACCTATGAATGGATGGCGGCCGCTACACTTATTGTGGTTGCGATTTTCTTTTTGCCTATTTATTTGAAGGAGGGGATTTATACCATGCCGCAATTTCTCAATAGGCGTTATGATGGAAGGGTAAGGACCGTGATGGCCGTTTTTTGGCTTTTGATTTATGTATTTGTTAACCTTACTTCCGTATTGTATTTAGGGGCCCTGAGTCTGGAGACCATTATGGGGGTGCCTTTGCAGTATGGCATTATGGGCTTGGCGGCCTTTGCCATGATCTATTCGATTTATGGTGGGCTTAAAGCGGTGGCATGGACAGATGTGGTACAAGTAGTATTCTTAGTTGCTGGTGGGCTTGCCACTACCTATTTGGCATTATCAATAGTTGGTGACGGCAATGTTTGGGAAGGAATAGGGATTTTGCGAAAAGCGGCTCCTGCTCATTTTTCCATGATTATCGAAAAGGGAGAAATGATGATTCCTGATGGAACAGGAGGTAGTAAAGATGCTTATTTGGATCTGCCAGGATTGAGTGTGTTGATCGGTGGAATGTGGATTATTAACCTTAATTATTGGGGCTGTAATCAATATATTACCCAGCGGGCCCTGGCTGCCAAAAGTCTAAATGAAGCGCAAAATGGGATGGTATTTGCCGGGTTTTTGAAGTTATTGATGCCCCTGATTGTGGTTATTCCAGGGATAGCTGCTTATGTTATTGTACAGCAAGGAGCCGATACCACTTTTATTGAATCCATGACAGATCCTGTTACTGGCTTAGCGAAATCGGACAGGGCTTATCCTACCCTGCTTCATCTATTACCTCCAGGTTTAAAGGGCTTGGCTTTTGCTGCTTTAACGGCTGCTATTGTATCTTCTTTGGCCTCAATGGCCAATAGTACTTCTACTATTTTTACCATCGATATTTATAAAGAATTCATCAATAAAGGAGTGTCTGAATCCAAGCAAGTAACTATCGGAAGGATCACTGCTGTAGTGGCTTTTATCATAGCGGCTATAGTAGCTCCTCAGTTGAGGCAACTTGATCAGGCTTTTCAGTATATCCAAGAGTATACTGGTTTCGTTTCTCCAGGTGTTTTTGCCATTTTTATCTTTGGGTTCTTTTGGAAGAAAACCACCTCAAATGCAGCACTTACAGCGGCTGTGTTGACTATACCTCTGTCAGCGGCCTTTAAGTTCATTACTCCAAATCTGCCGTTTATCGATAGGATGGGAGTAGTTTTCTTGGTACTTGCTGCTTTGATTATTGTGATCAGTTTGGTAGAAGGGAAAGGGGAAGACAGTAAGAAAGCCATTGTAGTGGATAAGGAGTTGTTTGCTTCCAGTACCAAATTCAAAATCGGAGCGATATTGATTTGTGGAATACTCGCTGCATTGTATACAGTGTTCTGGTAA
- a CDS encoding AraC family transcriptional regulator translates to MKPIVQKLPKQASKSFVSTSFSTPLFETPWHRHIENEILYIKEGYGTAIIGDFVGEFTAGDLFYIGSNVPHWFRKDEEKVFCTVVVIQFDKGIFGNTFLNLPELSKINQLIHLNQALSIDYSGQTDLIHSIQKLENTSGYEHLGTLMNLLNTFSVKTHNTVLTNEHINSFDAKGIIDEILEYTFEHFHENIKLEDVASIAKMSVSNFRRFFKLNTKKSYSGFLKEIRIAHACKLLKDKNLFVSQIFHECGYRNITNFNRQFKAVKGLTPSVYRAQIWQS, encoded by the coding sequence ATGAAACCAATTGTTCAGAAACTCCCCAAACAAGCCTCCAAATCATTTGTGTCCACCTCCTTTAGCACCCCCCTATTCGAAACACCATGGCACCGACATATTGAAAACGAAATTCTCTATATCAAAGAAGGGTACGGTACGGCTATCATTGGTGATTTTGTGGGAGAATTTACAGCAGGAGACCTATTTTATATAGGCTCCAATGTTCCTCATTGGTTTAGAAAAGATGAAGAAAAAGTCTTTTGCACCGTTGTGGTCATCCAGTTTGACAAAGGCATCTTTGGCAACACATTTCTGAACCTACCGGAACTAAGCAAAATCAATCAGCTTATTCACTTAAACCAGGCATTATCCATTGATTATTCAGGCCAAACTGACCTTATTCACTCCATTCAAAAATTGGAAAACACAAGCGGTTATGAGCATTTAGGCACTTTAATGAACCTCCTCAATACTTTCAGCGTCAAAACCCATAATACTGTTTTGACAAATGAACATATCAACTCCTTTGATGCCAAGGGGATAATTGACGAAATACTGGAATACACCTTTGAGCATTTTCATGAAAATATAAAACTTGAAGATGTGGCTTCAATAGCAAAAATGAGCGTTTCTAATTTTAGAAGGTTTTTCAAGTTGAATACAAAAAAATCCTATTCCGGATTTTTAAAGGAAATCCGGATTGCACATGCATGTAAATTATTAAAAGACAAAAACCTTTTTGTCTCTCAAATTTTCCACGAATGTGGCTACAGAAATATCACCAATTTCAACCGACAATTTAAAGCAGTGAAAGGCCTAACTCCTTCCGTATACCGCGCACAAATCTGGCAATCCTAA
- a CDS encoding xylulokinase encodes MRRLLIGYDIGSSSVKTTLLDADTGKVVSSDGQPKIEMPIDSPQKDWAEQDPMMWWKYVINTTKSVLNSGAVKSGEIQGIGISYQMHGLVLVDQNQEVIRPAIIWCDSRAVGIGNQAFDELGQEFCLSNLLNSPGNFTASKLKWVKDNEPENYAKIHKAMLPGDFIAMKLSGEIFTTESGLSEGVFWDFKKDSTSQELLGYYGIDQDLLATAVKSFSETGRVNAYAAELLGLDIGIPITYRAGDQPNNAFSLNVLNRGELATTAGTSGTVYGVSDQPVYDPLSRVNTFLHVNHEQLNPHYGVLLCVNGTGILNSWLRRMLGGESLGYEEMNALAAEVPAGAEGLCFIPFGNGVERIMENKAVGAHLSGLNLLKHDKRHLLRAGQEGIVSALTFGFNIMKNMGLSLNTVKAGRANMFLSPIFREAFVNMNEVNLEFYDTDGSQGAARGAGIGAGIYSSDQEAFVGLEKVASYMPDQKLVEVYKEVYQQWEVNLEKVR; translated from the coding sequence ATGCGTAGATTATTGATTGGATATGATATAGGCAGTTCTTCGGTAAAAACGACCTTATTGGATGCAGATACTGGAAAAGTAGTCAGTTCAGATGGTCAGCCCAAAATAGAAATGCCCATAGATTCCCCTCAAAAAGATTGGGCAGAACAAGATCCAATGATGTGGTGGAAGTATGTGATAAACACCACCAAATCTGTTCTCAATAGCGGAGCTGTAAAATCTGGAGAAATACAAGGTATAGGAATTTCTTACCAAATGCATGGTTTGGTTTTGGTCGATCAAAATCAAGAGGTCATCCGTCCAGCAATTATTTGGTGTGATAGCCGTGCAGTTGGCATAGGTAATCAGGCATTTGATGAGTTGGGGCAAGAGTTTTGCCTATCGAATTTGTTGAATTCTCCGGGAAACTTTACCGCTTCAAAATTGAAATGGGTGAAGGATAATGAGCCTGAAAATTATGCTAAAATCCATAAAGCCATGCTTCCAGGGGATTTTATTGCCATGAAATTAAGCGGCGAGATTTTTACGACTGAATCGGGACTTTCTGAAGGGGTATTTTGGGATTTCAAGAAGGACAGTACCAGTCAAGAGCTTTTAGGTTACTATGGTATTGACCAGGATTTATTAGCTACTGCGGTAAAGTCTTTTTCTGAGACGGGCAGGGTAAATGCGTATGCTGCTGAACTCTTGGGTTTAGATATAGGAATTCCAATCACCTATCGGGCAGGAGACCAACCCAATAATGCTTTTTCTTTGAATGTTCTGAATAGGGGCGAACTGGCGACCACGGCAGGCACATCAGGGACAGTCTATGGTGTGAGTGACCAGCCTGTTTATGATCCTTTATCCAGAGTAAATACTTTCTTGCACGTAAATCATGAACAGCTCAATCCACACTATGGAGTATTATTATGTGTCAATGGCACCGGTATACTAAACAGTTGGTTAAGGAGAATGTTAGGTGGAGAATCGTTGGGGTATGAAGAAATGAATGCTTTGGCCGCAGAAGTTCCAGCTGGTGCTGAGGGTTTATGTTTTATTCCGTTTGGTAATGGAGTGGAGAGGATCATGGAAAACAAAGCTGTAGGAGCGCATTTGAGTGGGCTGAATCTCTTGAAGCATGATAAACGTCATTTGCTTAGAGCAGGACAAGAAGGGATTGTCAGTGCTTTGACTTTTGGTTTTAATATCATGAAAAACATGGGACTGAGTTTGAACACAGTAAAAGCTGGTAGGGCGAATATGTTCTTAAGTCCCATTTTTAGGGAAGCTTTTGTGAATATGAATGAAGTGAACCTGGAATTTTATGATACGGATGGATCCCAAGGGGCTGCAAGAGGTGCGGGGATAGGTGCGGGCATTTATTCCAGTGATCAGGAAGCGTTTGTAGGCTTGGAGAAAGTGGCTTCTTATATGCCTGATCAGAAATTAGTGGAAGTATATAAGGAAGTATACCAGCAGTGGGAAGTTAACTTGGAGAAAGTACGCTAA